A window of the Hordeum vulgare subsp. vulgare chromosome 5H, MorexV3_pseudomolecules_assembly, whole genome shotgun sequence genome harbors these coding sequences:
- the LOC123395030 gene encoding protein SINE1-like, which yields MGRSLRAGRHAELEDSVEDPVSEKQAFRGWKQYVKELNSNTLPPFLARLCDPDKPCSYSEEELLCVFETAAEVHGCNILPHIGQMVSAIIIIMSSATGSLHSVGCSKVIRTLSRYVIDPLGTEEEKSGIIGSLCSPFSGCLMSTKESVSSGSALCVTALIQSNNWQFASHELVNDICLKVSGALGEVHCQTISHLGLVVALVEQNWLTLEPYGRSLIRSGLSILDKSTKASNSQMIISSIQMIHSIMKTLDSSVISSEISSILQAMEQLRDDCMPEISTPAFQAAETANELCKQEESGHGKRISPLAKFHDGRHRRKGSYSHSVMDDAEIRDCGSNASLYDDTQYVNRFRDHDSQPSVGQYSGIPGSARVRRRLLSNGSDRPHQMSSGEFPRTIVSDYHDGVGVIAQCGSAGLLDKSVRRYSDVSTRIADPCPMCLTPRTTNRCSQISRQGTFSEDVWMQSTPRKQLQFHSSSSESKRDTHRLPDSPSLRRIQHCSGQSANDEVEGRNGYCDSVQHDSQYVQRNDTSIEDLKLPPTNSERSDSAGESRSEEYRAENEKMTRVRKGSKSCSVTLPFLLVCAVVILAVALLLAWWKEDQRELYVVPT from the exons ATGGGGAGGAGCTTAAGAGCGGGACGCCATGCAGAGCTGGAAGACTCTGTGGAAGATCCTGTCAGCGAAAAGCAAGCCTTCAGAGGGTGGAAGCAGTATGTGAAAGAACTCAACTCGAACACACTTCCACCATTTCTCGCGCGCCTTTGTGACCCTGACAAGCCATGCTCGTACTCTGAGGAGGAGCTCTTATGCGTGTTTGAGACTGCTGCGGAAGTCCATGGCTGCAACATTCTGCCACATATCGGCCAGATGGTTTCAGCCATCATTATAATCATGTCTTCAGCCACAGGGTCCTTGCATAGTGTTGGTTGCTCTAAGGTGATACGCACATTATCACGCTATGTCATTGATCCCCTGGGAACAGAAGAAGAGAAAAGCGGGATCATTGGCTCTCTCTGCAGTCCCTTTTCTGGTTGCTTGATGAGCACTAAGGAGAGTGTATCTTCTGGTTCTGCTCTCTGCGTCACTGCACTTATCCAGTCCAACAATTGGCAATTTGCATCTCATGAGTTAGTTAACGACATATGCTTAAAAGTCTCAGGGGCGTTAGGGGAGGTACACTGCCAGACCATTTCACACTTAGGCTTGGTGGTTGCTCTAGTAGAACAGAATTGGTTGACACTTGAGCCTTACGGGCGGTCTTTGATAAGATCAGGCTTAAGTATATTGGACAAGAGTACTAAAGCAAGCAATTCTCAGATGATCATATCATCCATTCAAATGATACACTCCATCATGAAGACCTTGGATTCGAGCGTCATATCTTCTGAGATCAGTAGCATTCTACAAGCTATGGAGCAATTGCGGGATGATTGCATGCCAGAGATCAGcactccagcttttcaggctgctgAGACTGCTAATGAACTGTGCAAGCAGGAAGAGTCTGGACATGGGAAAAGAATTAGCCCATTGGCAAAATTTCATGATGGAAGACATAGGAGGAAGGGATCATATTCACATTCTGTTATGGATGATGCGGAGATAAGAGACTGCGGTTCAAATGCATCTCTGTATGATGATACACAATATGTTAATCGGTTCAGAGACCATGATTCCCAACCTTCAGTGGGGCAATACTCAGGTATACCTGGAAGTGCACGAGTAAGGAGGCGACTATTGAGTAATGGGTCTGATAGACCACATCAAATGTCCAGTGGTGAGTTTCCTCGCACTATTGTATCAGATTATCATGATGGTGTTGGTGTGATAGCACAATGTGGTTCTGCTGGTCTGCTTGATAAGTCAGTGAGGAGGTATTCAGATGTATCAACGAGGATTGCTGATCCATGCCCCATGTGTTTAACACCCCGAACTACTAATCGATGCTCTCAG ATATCAAGGCAAGGAACTTTCTCGGAAGACGTTTGGATGCAGTCAACTCCAAGGAAGCAGCTCCAGTTTCATAGCTCTAGCAGTGAATCAAAAAGAGATACTCACAGGTTACCCGACAGCCCATCTCTTAGACGGATACAGCACTGTTCAGGACAATCTGCAAATGATGAAGTTGAGGGAAGGAACGGCTACTGTGATTCTGTTCAGCATGACAGTCAGTATGTACAGAGAAATGATACCTCGATAGAAGATCTGAAGCTACCACCAACCAACAGTGAGCGTTCTGACAGTGCAGGCGAATCTCGAAGCGAAGAATATCGAGCTGAGAACGAGAAGATGACCAGGGTCAGGAAAGGGAGCAAAAGCTGCTCTGTCACCCTGCCTTTTCTCCTTGTCTGTGCTGTAGTGATACTGGCCGTTGCACTGTTGCTAGCTTGGTGGAAGGAGGATCAGAGGGAGCTGTATGTTGTACCCACATAG